Proteins encoded in a region of the Massilia sp. UMI-21 genome:
- the lolA gene encoding outer membrane lipoprotein chaperone LolA translates to MKFTTNAIATLIAAGALALTGTATAGALDQFRSFVAGTKSAKGEFTQQQLTKSKSGKTAPVSSGTFVFARPGKFIWTYQKPYEQLLQADGETLYIYDKDLNQVTTRKLGNALGSSPAAILFGSNDLEKNFTLSEAGERDGAEWLKAVPKTRDTSFEQIGIGLKGGVPVAMELKDGFGQVSLLKFSNFQRNPALGAQQFKFEVPKGADVVSQ, encoded by the coding sequence ATGAAATTCACGACCAACGCAATTGCAACGCTCATCGCCGCCGGCGCCTTGGCCCTGACGGGCACCGCTACCGCCGGCGCCCTCGACCAGTTCAGGAGCTTCGTCGCCGGCACCAAGTCCGCCAAGGGCGAATTCACCCAGCAGCAGCTCACCAAATCGAAGAGCGGCAAGACCGCCCCGGTTTCCAGCGGCACGTTCGTGTTCGCCCGTCCCGGCAAGTTCATCTGGACCTACCAGAAGCCCTACGAGCAACTGCTGCAGGCCGACGGCGAAACGCTCTATATCTACGACAAGGACCTGAACCAGGTCACCACCCGCAAGCTGGGCAACGCCCTGGGTTCCTCCCCGGCCGCGATCCTGTTCGGCAGCAACGACCTGGAAAAGAACTTCACCCTTTCCGAAGCCGGCGAGCGTGACGGCGCCGAATGGCTGAAGGCCGTGCCCAAGACCCGGGACACCAGCTTCGAGCAGATCGGCATCGGCCTGAAAGGCGGCGTGCCGGTGGCGATGGAGCTGAAGGACGGGTTCGGCCAGGTTTCGCTGCTGAAGTTCAGCAACTTCCAGCGCAACCCGGCGCTGGGCGCGCAGCAGTTCAAGTTCGAGGTGCCGAAGGGCGCGGACGTGGTCAGCCAGTAA
- a CDS encoding replication-associated recombination protein A, producing the protein MDDLFKLEPAPPLAEALRPRTIAEVIGQSHLLGPGKPLNLVFKSGKPHSMILWGPPGVGKTTLARLTAYAFDCEFIALSAVLSGVKDIRAAVEQAEHYLRQGKHTILFIDEIHRFNKSQQDALLPFVESGLVTLIGATTENPSFEVNSALLSRSQVYVLKALTDEEMRQLLTRAKERVLQHLSFDEVAVDTLVGYADGDARRFLNLLEQTKTSADTAGITRITAEFVENALTLNARRFDKGGDNFYDQISALHKSVRGSHPDAALYWLCRMLDGGADAKYLSRRIVRMAWEDIGLADPRALQIANDAATTYERLGSPEGELALGQAVIYLAIAAKSNAGYNAFNAAMAFVKKDKSREVPVHLRNAPTKLMKELGYGHAYRYAHDEPHAYAAGETYLPDGMVEPGWYRPVPRGVESKVAEKLAFLRSLDDDAKG; encoded by the coding sequence ATGGATGACCTGTTCAAGCTCGAGCCCGCGCCGCCGCTGGCCGAGGCCCTGCGTCCGCGCACCATCGCCGAAGTCATCGGCCAGAGCCACCTGCTCGGTCCCGGCAAGCCGCTGAACCTGGTGTTCAAGTCCGGCAAGCCGCATTCGATGATCCTGTGGGGCCCGCCCGGCGTCGGCAAGACCACGCTGGCGCGGCTGACGGCCTACGCTTTTGATTGCGAGTTCATCGCGCTGTCGGCGGTGCTGTCGGGCGTAAAGGACATCCGCGCCGCCGTCGAACAGGCCGAGCACTATCTGCGGCAGGGCAAGCACACCATCCTGTTCATCGACGAGATCCACCGCTTCAACAAGTCGCAGCAGGATGCGCTGCTGCCCTTCGTGGAGTCGGGCCTGGTGACCCTGATCGGCGCCACCACCGAGAATCCCTCGTTCGAGGTCAACTCGGCATTGCTGTCGCGTTCGCAGGTCTATGTGCTCAAGGCCCTGACCGACGAAGAAATGCGCCAGTTGCTCACACGCGCCAAGGAGCGCGTGCTGCAGCACTTGAGCTTCGACGAGGTCGCGGTCGACACCCTGGTCGGCTACGCCGACGGCGACGCGCGCCGCTTCCTCAACCTGCTGGAACAGACGAAAACCTCGGCAGATACCGCGGGCATCACCCGCATCACCGCGGAGTTCGTCGAGAACGCGCTGACCCTCAACGCGCGCCGCTTCGACAAGGGCGGCGACAATTTCTACGACCAGATCTCGGCCCTGCACAAGTCGGTGCGCGGCTCGCACCCGGATGCGGCCCTGTACTGGCTGTGCCGCATGCTCGACGGCGGCGCCGATGCCAAGTACCTGTCGCGCCGGATCGTGCGCATGGCCTGGGAAGACATCGGCCTGGCCGACCCGCGCGCGCTCCAGATCGCCAACGACGCGGCCACCACCTACGAGCGCCTCGGATCGCCCGAAGGCGAGCTGGCGCTGGGGCAGGCCGTGATCTACCTGGCGATCGCGGCCAAGAGCAATGCCGGCTACAACGCCTTCAACGCGGCGATGGCGTTCGTGAAGAAGGACAAGTCGCGCGAGGTGCCGGTTCACCTGCGCAATGCGCCGACCAAGCTGATGAAGGAACTCGGCTACGGCCACGCCTACCGCTACGCGCACGACGAGCCGCATGCCTACGCGGCGGGCGAGACCTACCTGCCGGACGGGATGGTGGAGCCGGGCTGGTACCGGCCGGTGCCGCGCGGGGTCGAGTCGAAGGTCGCCGAGAAACTGGCGTTCCTGCGCAGCCTCGACGACGACGCCAAGGGCTGA
- a CDS encoding winged helix-turn-helix domain-containing protein, whose protein sequence is MNKPTRPADIYLRFLNLLGALRDLPALPPLDPLEERILAVVGRSRQLEKRLSVRDLMGQEELGAPATIHTRIKSMRSKGWLVLADTEDSRRKQVDLTPAALAYFDEVSGLMLQAAREG, encoded by the coding sequence ATGAACAAGCCCACCCGCCCGGCCGACATCTACCTGCGCTTCCTGAACCTGCTGGGAGCGCTGCGCGACCTGCCCGCGCTGCCGCCGCTCGATCCGCTCGAAGAGCGCATCCTCGCGGTGGTCGGCCGCTCGCGCCAGCTCGAGAAGCGCCTGAGCGTGCGCGACCTGATGGGCCAGGAGGAATTGGGCGCGCCGGCCACCATCCATACCCGCATCAAGTCGATGCGCAGCAAGGGCTGGCTGGTGCTGGCCGATACCGAGGACAGCCGCCGCAAGCAGGTCGACCTGACGCCGGCGGCGCTGGCCTACTTCGATGAAGTCTCCGGATTGATGCTGCAGGCGGCGCGCGAAGGCTGA